Proteins from a genomic interval of Inquilinus sp. Marseille-Q2685:
- a CDS encoding histidine phosphatase family protein — protein MTRLLVLRHAPTEWNAGRRIQGRADIPLSEAGRAAAAQWRLPDWVAGWQALASPLSRALETARLLGLDPVPEPALTELDWGAWEGLRLSDKTRIDPAELARREALGLDFRAPGGESYRELQARLAPLLLRLAAAGRDTVAVCHRGVILALYACAADWTMIGDAPDGLQWGCAHLFRLDDLGAPVIERLNIALAA, from the coding sequence ATGACCCGCCTCCTCGTCCTGCGCCACGCACCGACCGAGTGGAACGCCGGGCGCCGCATCCAGGGCCGGGCCGACATCCCGCTGTCGGAGGCCGGGCGCGCCGCGGCGGCGCAGTGGCGCCTGCCCGACTGGGTTGCCGGCTGGCAGGCGCTGGCCAGCCCGCTGTCCCGCGCCCTGGAGACGGCGCGGCTGCTCGGCCTCGACCCGGTACCGGAACCGGCGCTGACCGAGCTGGACTGGGGCGCCTGGGAGGGGCTGCGACTGTCCGACAAGACCCGGATCGACCCGGCGGAGCTGGCCCGGCGCGAGGCGCTGGGTCTGGATTTCCGCGCCCCCGGCGGCGAGTCCTACCGCGAGCTGCAGGCCCGGCTGGCGCCGCTGCTGCTGCGGCTGGCCGCCGCGGGGCGCGACACCGTGGCCGTTTGTCATCGCGGCGTCATCCTGGCGCTCTATGCCTGCGCCGCCGATTGGACCATGATCGGCGACGCGCCGGACGGGCTGCAGTGGGGCTGCGCACACCTGTTCCGGCTGGACGATTTGGGGGCGCCGGTGATCGAGCGGCTGAACATCGCTTTGGCAGCATGA
- a CDS encoding glycosyltransferase family protein, whose translation MKVLFHVQHLLGIGHVRRAAAIARALTEAGFAVTVAQGGFSVPGTDWGGAEVVPLPPVRSADTGFRTLLDAEDKPIDTGWKKRRAAELLALLARTRPDILLVETFPFGRRAFAFELVPMLEIARRASPRPLVACSVRDILVDKKDPAKVEAMADTALALFDLVLVHGDPAVIPFEASFPPAPRVAGLIRYTGYVGAPSTREAPPGDGVDEVIVSVGGGAVGAELLRTALAARALSGQSEARWRLLAGPDLPAGTVAELTAAAPEGVIVEPARPDFPSLLARCRLSVSQAGYNTVMDVVRAGCRAVFVPFAAAGETEQTRRAELLAARGHCLVVPEAGLTPERLARAVDDAMAAPPPPRAALALDGARTAAALLRDAAERRSAA comes from the coding sequence ATGAAGGTCCTTTTCCACGTTCAGCATCTGCTCGGCATCGGCCATGTCCGGCGGGCCGCGGCGATCGCCCGTGCCCTGACCGAGGCCGGATTCGCCGTGACCGTGGCCCAGGGCGGTTTTTCCGTGCCGGGCACCGACTGGGGCGGCGCCGAGGTGGTGCCGCTGCCGCCGGTGCGGTCGGCCGACACCGGCTTCCGCACCCTGCTCGATGCCGAGGACAAGCCGATCGACACCGGCTGGAAGAAGCGCCGCGCCGCCGAGCTGCTGGCCCTGCTGGCCCGGACCAGGCCCGACATCCTGCTGGTCGAGACCTTCCCCTTCGGCCGCCGCGCCTTCGCCTTCGAGCTGGTGCCGATGCTGGAGATCGCGCGCCGCGCCAGCCCGCGGCCGCTGGTCGCCTGCTCGGTCCGCGACATCCTGGTGGACAAGAAGGACCCGGCCAAGGTCGAGGCCATGGCCGACACCGCGCTGGCCCTGTTCGACCTGGTGCTGGTCCACGGCGACCCGGCGGTGATCCCGTTCGAGGCCAGCTTCCCGCCCGCCCCGCGGGTGGCCGGGCTGATCCGCTACACCGGCTATGTCGGCGCGCCATCGACCCGGGAGGCGCCGCCCGGCGACGGCGTCGACGAGGTGATCGTCTCGGTCGGCGGCGGCGCGGTCGGTGCTGAGTTGCTGCGCACCGCCCTCGCCGCCCGCGCCCTTTCCGGCCAGAGCGAAGCGCGCTGGCGGCTGCTGGCCGGGCCGGACCTGCCCGCCGGCACCGTCGCCGAGCTGACCGCGGCGGCGCCGGAGGGGGTGATCGTCGAGCCGGCCCGGCCGGATTTCCCGAGCCTGCTGGCGCGCTGCCGCCTGTCGGTCAGCCAGGCCGGCTACAACACGGTGATGGATGTGGTGCGGGCCGGCTGCCGTGCCGTCTTCGTGCCCTTCGCGGCGGCCGGCGAGACCGAGCAGACCCGGCGGGCGGAGCTTCTGGCCGCCCGCGGCCATTGCCTCGTGGTGCCGGAGGCCGGGCTGACGCCGGAGCGGCTGGCCCGGGCGGTGGACGACGCCATGGCCGCGCCCCCGCCGCCGCGCGCGGCGCTGGCCCTGGACGGCGCCCGGACCGCGGCGGCCCTGCTGCGCGACGCCGCGGAGAGACGGAGCGCCGCGTGA
- a CDS encoding glycosyltransferase family protein produces the protein MAKRTAQARILIYSHDSFGLGHLRRCRTIAHALVARHSDLSVMILSGSPIIGSFDFRSRVDFVRIPGVIKLRNGDYTSLSLHIDIEETLAMRASIIEHTAAIFDPDLFIVDKEPLGLRGEVKQTLEMLRDRGTRTVLGLRDVMDEPSLLAPEWERKNVVPALEHLYDQLWIYGLPEICDPLADIELPDSVRARMTYTGYLRRRAPTNVPAEAAPLRDPYILVTPGGGGDGEDLVDWVLSAYELDRTMPCAALIVLGPFMQRERQAEFMARAARLDDVEVITFDARIEHLMVRAAGVVAMGGYNTFCEILSFDKRALLVPRVRPRLEQHIRASRAAELGLVSMLDQDGPGDPAVMVRALRALPDQPLPSTRFPPGLLDGLDAVDRLAMDAIDPPASIRATA, from the coding sequence ATGGCGAAGCGCACCGCTCAGGCCAGGATCCTGATCTACAGCCACGACAGCTTCGGGCTCGGCCATCTGCGCCGCTGCCGCACCATCGCGCACGCCCTGGTGGCGCGGCACAGCGACCTGTCGGTGATGATCCTGTCAGGCTCGCCGATCATCGGCAGCTTCGACTTCCGCAGCCGGGTCGACTTCGTCCGCATCCCCGGCGTGATCAAGCTGCGCAACGGCGACTACACCTCGCTGTCGCTGCACATCGACATCGAGGAGACGCTGGCGATGCGCGCCTCGATCATCGAGCACACCGCGGCGATCTTCGACCCCGACCTGTTCATCGTCGACAAGGAGCCGCTGGGCCTGCGCGGCGAGGTCAAGCAGACCCTGGAGATGCTGCGCGACCGCGGCACCCGCACCGTGCTGGGCCTGCGCGACGTGATGGACGAGCCGTCGCTTCTGGCCCCGGAATGGGAGCGCAAGAACGTCGTCCCGGCGCTGGAGCATCTGTACGACCAGCTCTGGATCTATGGCCTGCCGGAGATCTGCGACCCGCTGGCCGACATCGAGCTGCCGGATTCGGTGCGCGCCCGCATGACCTACACCGGCTATCTGCGCCGGCGGGCCCCGACCAACGTTCCGGCCGAGGCGGCGCCGCTGCGCGACCCCTATATCCTGGTTACGCCCGGCGGCGGCGGCGACGGCGAGGACCTGGTCGACTGGGTGCTGTCGGCCTATGAGCTGGACCGGACCATGCCCTGCGCCGCGCTGATCGTGCTGGGCCCGTTCATGCAGCGCGAGCGCCAGGCCGAGTTCATGGCCCGGGCCGCCAGGCTGGACGATGTCGAGGTCATCACCTTCGACGCCCGGATCGAGCATCTGATGGTCCGCGCCGCCGGCGTCGTCGCCATGGGCGGCTACAACACCTTCTGCGAGATCCTGTCCTTCGACAAGCGGGCGCTGCTGGTGCCCCGGGTGCGGCCGCGGCTGGAGCAGCACATCCGGGCCTCGCGCGCCGCCGAACTCGGCCTGGTCAGCATGCTCGACCAGGACGGACCGGGGGATCCCGCGGTGATGGTGCGGGCGCTGCGGGCCCTGCCCGACCAGCCGCTGCCCTCGACCCGCTTCCCGCCCGGGCTGCTCGACGGGCTCGACGCCGTCGACCGGCTGGCGATGGACGCCATCGACCCGCCCGCCTCGATCCGCGCCACGGCCTGA
- a CDS encoding glycosyltransferase family 4 protein, with protein sequence MTERAQSDGLTAIVVKGYPRLSETFIAQEILGLQQLGQRQLIVSLRPPTDPRVHELNRRITAPVLYLPEYLYQEQPRVAAARDWARRQPGYAAAYAAFRRDYRRDPTPNRWRRFGQACVLARELPPETSWIYVHYLHTPASVGRYAALIRGLPWSVSAHAKDIWTTPDWELREKLAEARWAVTCTAVNHAHLATLAPEPARVSLVHHGLDFGRFPDPIARPRRDGRDPNDPVRLISVGRAVEKKGFDRLLDAFAVLPSAQAWHWTHIGGGALLKDLRAQAMRLGLADRIEWRGAQTQDAVLAALLESDLFVLTARIAADGDRDGLPNVLMEAQATGLCCLATSVSAIPELILDGETGVLVPPDDVPAAADALSGLIADPARRARLGAAGAARVRRDFGFAAGLGKLARRFGLPQPG encoded by the coding sequence ATGACCGAGAGAGCGCAGAGCGACGGCCTGACCGCCATCGTGGTCAAGGGGTATCCGCGGCTGTCGGAGACCTTCATCGCGCAGGAGATCCTGGGCCTGCAGCAGCTTGGCCAGCGCCAGCTGATCGTGTCGCTGCGGCCCCCCACCGACCCCCGGGTGCACGAGCTGAACCGCCGCATCACCGCGCCGGTGCTGTACCTGCCGGAGTACCTGTACCAGGAGCAGCCGCGGGTGGCGGCGGCGCGCGACTGGGCCCGGCGCCAGCCGGGATACGCGGCCGCCTACGCCGCCTTCCGCCGCGACTACCGGCGCGACCCGACGCCGAACCGCTGGCGCCGTTTCGGCCAGGCCTGCGTGCTGGCGCGGGAGCTGCCGCCGGAGACGTCCTGGATCTACGTCCATTACCTGCACACCCCGGCCTCGGTCGGCCGCTACGCCGCGCTGATCCGCGGCCTGCCCTGGAGCGTCTCGGCCCACGCCAAGGACATCTGGACGACGCCGGACTGGGAGCTGCGCGAGAAGCTGGCCGAGGCCCGCTGGGCCGTCACCTGCACCGCGGTAAACCACGCCCATCTGGCGACGCTGGCGCCGGAGCCGGCGCGGGTGTCGCTGGTGCATCACGGCCTCGATTTCGGCCGCTTCCCCGACCCGATCGCCCGGCCCCGCCGCGACGGGCGCGACCCCAACGACCCGGTGCGGCTGATCTCGGTCGGCCGCGCGGTCGAGAAGAAGGGCTTCGACCGGCTGCTCGACGCCTTCGCGGTGCTGCCATCGGCCCAGGCCTGGCACTGGACCCATATCGGCGGCGGCGCGCTGCTGAAGGATCTGCGGGCCCAGGCGATGCGGCTCGGCCTCGCCGACCGGATCGAATGGCGCGGCGCCCAGACCCAGGATGCGGTGCTGGCGGCGCTGCTGGAGTCGGACCTGTTCGTGCTGACCGCGCGCATCGCCGCCGACGGCGACCGCGACGGGCTGCCGAACGTGCTGATGGAGGCGCAGGCCACCGGCCTGTGCTGCCTCGCGACGTCGGTCTCGGCGATCCCGGAGCTGATCCTGGACGGCGAGACCGGCGTGCTGGTGCCGCCGGACGACGTGCCGGCGGCGGCCGACGCGCTGTCCGGCCTGATCGCCGACCCGGCCCGCCGCGCCAGGCTGGGCGCCGCCGGGGCCGCGCGGGTGCGGCGCGATTTCGGCTTCGCCGCCGGCCTGGGCAAGCTGGCCCGCCGCTTCGGATTGCCGCAACCGGGATGA
- a CDS encoding type VI secretion system Vgr family protein: protein MSPYDYVGSLTQSGRLLAIRTPLGEDVFLLEAMEGVEEVCELFSFRLRVRSKRTDVKADELVGRPVSWSLELPGGERRWWSGVVGALEVGHPVGDGLRSYSLVVHPWLWLFGHTSDCRIFQNQTTQQILETIFQEAGIRDWDFGAVTGPKAVRPYCVQYNETDLAFVFRLLEEEGWAWWFRHEAGEDGAGARQVLVVSDGAHAWTEDEAEPEIRYTSTGTDLNDVKSWARHYAFKPGRVAEAEWNFETPSAPVLRDQPSTAPIATGEPFEMYRWGGRFLDKERADHVTRRRIETHEAGFETIEATSGNRRIHPGRRFRLYGHPLAEENGEYAVTAVRHRAVDTTYVGAGGQSAPTYENGFAVVPAKTRWVPEQRTPHPRIDGVQSAVVVGPPGEEIFTDPYGRIQVRFPWDRRAKGRDGDSCWLRVSQPWGGRGWGAQTIPRIGMEVLVAYYEGDPDKPMVVGVVPNPDKNVPYELPANKTKSVFRTNTHKGTGFNELTFEDEKGREDVYLHAQKDFTTKIRNHKTERVDANHVQSVGGASVREVQRSDVHNVGQNMSVNVGTGPAGDLVRGALAQHVFGVRSAGYFIDSMLPLMNGFGNYTVNASSAISFNAIGGSFHTTGGPSVVTVGLDQVTTVGGTVRVSAGEDSHEIASKRKVLEAHQEVLIRCGKSELRMTPDGTIVLKGTNLIVEEEQKMKVTAPRIELN, encoded by the coding sequence ATGTCGCCTTACGATTACGTCGGTTCTCTGACCCAGTCGGGCCGCCTGCTGGCGATCCGGACGCCGCTCGGGGAGGATGTGTTCCTGCTCGAGGCGATGGAGGGGGTGGAGGAGGTCTGCGAGCTCTTCTCCTTCCGGCTGCGGGTGCGGTCGAAGCGGACGGACGTCAAGGCGGACGAGCTGGTCGGCCGGCCGGTCTCCTGGAGCCTGGAGCTGCCGGGTGGCGAGCGGCGGTGGTGGTCCGGCGTGGTCGGGGCGCTGGAGGTCGGGCACCCGGTCGGCGACGGCCTGCGCAGCTACAGCCTGGTCGTGCATCCCTGGCTCTGGCTGTTCGGCCACACCAGCGACTGCCGGATCTTCCAGAACCAGACCACCCAGCAGATCCTGGAGACGATCTTCCAGGAGGCCGGCATCCGCGACTGGGACTTCGGCGCCGTGACCGGGCCGAAGGCGGTGCGGCCGTATTGCGTGCAGTACAACGAGACCGACCTCGCCTTCGTCTTCCGCCTGCTGGAGGAGGAGGGCTGGGCCTGGTGGTTCCGGCACGAGGCGGGGGAGGACGGGGCCGGGGCGCGGCAAGTGCTGGTGGTGTCCGACGGCGCCCATGCCTGGACGGAGGACGAGGCCGAGCCCGAGATCCGCTACACCTCGACCGGGACGGACCTGAACGACGTCAAAAGCTGGGCCCGGCACTACGCCTTCAAGCCGGGGCGGGTGGCGGAGGCGGAGTGGAACTTCGAGACGCCGAGCGCGCCGGTGCTGCGGGACCAGCCCTCGACGGCGCCGATCGCGACCGGCGAGCCGTTCGAGATGTACCGCTGGGGCGGCCGGTTCCTGGACAAGGAGCGGGCGGACCACGTGACCCGGCGGCGGATCGAGACGCATGAGGCCGGGTTCGAGACGATCGAGGCGACGAGCGGCAACCGGCGCATCCATCCGGGCCGGCGCTTCCGCCTGTACGGCCATCCGCTGGCGGAGGAGAACGGGGAGTATGCTGTGACTGCGGTGCGGCACCGGGCGGTGGACACCACCTATGTCGGGGCCGGCGGGCAGTCGGCGCCGACCTACGAGAACGGCTTCGCCGTGGTGCCGGCGAAGACGCGCTGGGTGCCGGAGCAGAGGACGCCGCATCCGCGGATCGACGGGGTGCAGTCGGCGGTGGTGGTGGGGCCGCCGGGGGAGGAGATCTTCACCGACCCGTACGGCCGCATCCAGGTGCGCTTCCCCTGGGACCGGCGGGCCAAGGGCCGGGACGGCGACAGCTGCTGGCTGCGCGTGAGCCAGCCCTGGGGCGGCCGCGGCTGGGGCGCGCAGACCATCCCGCGCATCGGCATGGAGGTGCTGGTCGCCTATTACGAGGGCGACCCGGACAAGCCGATGGTGGTCGGCGTCGTGCCGAACCCGGACAAGAATGTCCCCTATGAGCTGCCGGCCAACAAGACGAAGTCCGTGTTCCGCACCAACACCCACAAGGGCACGGGCTTCAATGAACTCACCTTCGAGGATGAGAAGGGGCGCGAAGACGTCTATCTGCACGCGCAGAAGGATTTCACCACAAAGATCCGGAATCACAAGACGGAGCGGGTGGATGCCAACCACGTCCAGTCGGTGGGGGGCGCGTCGGTGCGTGAGGTTCAGCGGTCCGACGTCCACAATGTCGGCCAGAACATGAGCGTCAATGTCGGCACGGGGCCGGCCGGCGATCTGGTGCGGGGGGCGCTGGCCCAGCACGTGTTCGGCGTGCGCTCGGCAGGCTACTTCATCGACAGCATGCTGCCGCTGATGAACGGCTTCGGGAACTATACGGTGAACGCTTCCTCCGCCATCTCGTTCAACGCCATCGGCGGATCGTTCCACACGACCGGGGGGCCGAGCGTCGTCACCGTCGGGCTCGATCAGGTCACCACGGTCGGCGGCACCGTTCGGGTCTCGGCCGGCGAGGACTCCCATGAAATCGCCTCCAAGCGGAAGGTGCTCGAAGCCCATCAGGAGGTGCTGATCCGTTGCGGCAAGTCCGAGTTGCGGATGACGCCGGACGGCACGATCGTGTTGAAGGGGACCAATCTGATCGTGGAGGAAGAGCAGAAGATGAAGGTCACCGCGCCGCGCATCGAGCTGAATTGA
- a CDS encoding glycosyltransferase family 4 protein codes for MKIAFYAPMKPPGHPVPSGDRRMARPLIEALRRGGHEVRLASRLRSWDPGVDPARPARIEALGARIAERLIRRWRGGDRPDIWFTYHLYHKAPDWLGPPVAAALGIPYVAAEASHAPRRAEGPWAAGHRAAEAAIRRAAALVTFSDRDAAGLSALVPAERIVRLPPFLDAAPFAALTRRPADPPRLIAIGMMREGDKERSYALLADALRRLGDRPWTLTVVGDGPARSRIERLYDPARTVFRGAVPPESLPEVMAETDLFVWPAINEAFGMALLEAQAAGLPAVAGAAGGESGGVAAILRDGGTGLLVPPDNAGAFADAVAALLDDPARRRAMGEAARANVLARHDIAAAAAILDRTLARVAAGQVPA; via the coding sequence ATGAAGATCGCCTTCTACGCGCCGATGAAGCCGCCGGGCCATCCGGTGCCGTCCGGCGACCGGCGCATGGCGCGGCCGCTGATCGAGGCGCTGCGGCGCGGCGGGCACGAGGTCCGCCTGGCCAGCCGGCTGCGCAGCTGGGATCCCGGGGTTGACCCGGCCCGGCCGGCCCGGATCGAGGCGCTGGGCGCCCGCATCGCCGAACGGCTGATCCGGCGATGGCGGGGGGGCGACCGGCCCGACATCTGGTTCACCTACCACCTGTACCACAAGGCGCCGGACTGGCTGGGGCCGCCGGTGGCCGCGGCGCTCGGCATCCCCTATGTCGCCGCCGAGGCCTCGCATGCGCCGCGCCGGGCGGAGGGGCCCTGGGCGGCCGGACACCGGGCGGCGGAGGCGGCGATCCGCCGGGCGGCGGCGCTGGTCACCTTCAGCGACCGGGACGCGGCCGGACTGTCGGCCCTGGTGCCGGCGGAGCGCATCGTGCGGCTGCCGCCCTTCTTAGACGCCGCCCCCTTCGCCGCCCTGACCCGCCGGCCGGCCGACCCGCCGCGCCTGATCGCCATCGGCATGATGCGGGAGGGCGACAAGGAGCGGTCCTATGCCCTGCTGGCGGACGCGCTGCGGCGGCTCGGCGACCGGCCCTGGACTCTGACCGTGGTCGGCGATGGCCCGGCCCGGTCCCGGATCGAGCGGCTCTACGACCCGGCCCGCACCGTCTTCCGCGGCGCGGTGCCGCCCGAATCGCTGCCGGAGGTGATGGCCGAGACCGATCTCTTCGTCTGGCCCGCGATCAACGAGGCCTTCGGCATGGCGCTCCTGGAGGCGCAGGCGGCCGGCCTGCCGGCGGTGGCTGGCGCGGCGGGGGGCGAGAGCGGCGGCGTGGCCGCGATCCTGCGCGATGGCGGGACCGGGTTGCTGGTGCCGCCGGACAATGCCGGCGCCTTCGCCGATGCCGTCGCGGCCCTGCTGGACGACCCGGCCCGGCGCCGCGCCATGGGCGAGGCCGCCCGCGCCAATGTCCTGGCCCGACACGACATTGCCGCCGCCGCCGCGATCCTCGACCGCACCCTGGCGCGGGTCGCCGCCGGGCAGGTGCCGGCATGA